The Borrelia hispanica CRI genome segment ATAAAAGATGCAATATCAATCCCAAATTCACGCTTATATTCCCTTTGCATAGACTTAAAAATACTACTACTGTATATATCCATTTATTTATCCTCCAAACTTAAATCTACTCTCATCTAAGTCTGCAATTTTAAGTTTCTTCATTGTTTCATAACATAACTTCATTGTTTTATCTTCTTTCTCACGTTTTAAATCTTTAAGTTTAATCTTCTTATCTTGAAGTTCTCTACTATTTCCTTTCTTTTTACTCATTTTAATCTCTCTCTCCAATAGATTTATTTCTTCTATACAATCCTCAAGTTCCAATTCTAAATAATTGTTAAATGCCCTCATAAACTTAAGTCCAAGTTGACTTTTGGCTATACTAAATTGACTCTTAAGTTCACGTGCTTTAGCATTTGTCTCGAGTACTCGATCTAATATACTATTAAGAGTAGTTTTACAAATAGTTACTTTACTTTCACTAAAAAATTCCTTTGGATTATCTTTGATATTTTCCCATTTTTGTCTCATTTTACATACATTAGCCCGTGAAACACCAAGTTCTTTCGCTATTTCAGTATCACTTAACTGACCCTCACTGAAATACATGGCATAATCTTCATATCCCCTTTTTATTTTACTCATATCCCTTCAACCTTTTAAGTTAACAATAACTTAACAAAAACTAATTTTAGTTACATAAAATTTACAACAAAACATGAAACTTTACAAAAGAAGTAAACAATAAGATAACTGATATATATTGTTTAAATCATAAAGATAAGGAGGATCATATGAATAAAATTATAAGATTAATACTTTATAGCTCATTACTCTTATATTGTTGTAAAGGATACAAAGTAGATATAGTCCCTGATAATAATCAACCAAAAAACAAATCTAAACGATCTATAGATAATGAAGAAAATGAAACAGAGACAAAAGCAAAAAAAATTACCTTAACTGAAAACGAGAAAAAAAAGTTTAATTCTTTAACACTTGCACTCAAACTAGTACTAGAGAAGTTCCAAAATAACCTTAATGTATGTAGAAATGGCAATAAAGTTAAATGTACAAACTTTTTTGATTGGATCTCAAAAGATGAACAAAAACAAAAAGAATTAGCTGATGCTTTTAAAAATGTTTATGACTTCTTAAATCAAAAAAGACAAGAAAAAGCAAATAATGAAGACTTTGATACCTATATAAGCAATGCTATTGAATGTCAAGTTAATAATAACGACTGTAACAAGGACAATAAATATGGAAATGGTACTAACGAAATAGAGCAATTTTTCAGGGGTGTTTTAAATGACATAGGTTTTAAAAATAATAACGAAGAAATGTTTGAATGCCTAAAGAAAGAACTTTTATGTACTGATGACAGTAATAAACATTTTGATGGACTTACAACAAATTGGCAATAAAATAAATTATAAATAAAAGATATAAGGAGATAAGAATGAAAAAAATCAATATTATTTTAATCTTATTATTACTAATTAATAGCTGTGAACAGCATAAGCATAATAATAATGCTGATAAGAATAACACTTATGGTAATAGATTGCAAAAAAATGGCAAAAAGACACATGAAACAATATTAAAAGACAAATTAAACGATGGGCAAAAAAAAGGATTAGAGTTCTTAAAAACTACATTGGAAAATGAAAATAATTTTAATAAATTCTTAAGCTTAAACGAAAATGAAATTAAAGATGCATTAAGCCATATCCAAAATCAACTTGAAAAATGTAAAGATGAACCAAGTCATGAAAATCTACTTAAAATAGCTATAAAAGCTAAATTTGAACCTAATAATTTCAATCCTGAAGAATTCAAACAAGCAAACGGTTGTATCAAAGATCAAAAATAAAGATACCATACAAAACAGT includes the following:
- a CDS encoding DUF603 domain-containing protein, with protein sequence MSKIKRGYEDYAMYFSEGQLSDTEIAKELGVSRANVCKMRQKWENIKDNPKEFFSESKVTICKTTLNSILDRVLETNAKARELKSQFSIAKSQLGLKFMRAFNNYLELELEDCIEEINLLEREIKMSKKKGNSRELQDKKIKLKDLKREKEDKTMKLCYETMKKLKIADLDESRFKFGG
- a CDS encoding Mlp family lipoprotein translates to MNKIIRLILYSSLLLYCCKGYKVDIVPDNNQPKNKSKRSIDNEENETETKAKKITLTENEKKKFNSLTLALKLVLEKFQNNLNVCRNGNKVKCTNFFDWISKDEQKQKELADAFKNVYDFLNQKRQEKANNEDFDTYISNAIECQVNNNDCNKDNKYGNGTNEIEQFFRGVLNDIGFKNNNEEMFECLKKELLCTDDSNKHFDGLTTNWQ
- a CDS encoding Mlp family lipoprotein — translated: MKKINIILILLLLINSCEQHKHNNNADKNNTYGNRLQKNGKKTHETILKDKLNDGQKKGLEFLKTTLENENNFNKFLSLNENEIKDALSHIQNQLEKCKDEPSHENLLKIAIKAKFEPNNFNPEEFKQANGCIKDQK